From the genome of Spirochaetota bacterium, one region includes:
- a CDS encoding Spy/CpxP family protein refolding chaperone: MREIYKIVSLIVAATIFLLPAAFSEPPDAYYMHFGKGKHEKYHFDFSIHKLMKILHFSKELNLSSDQQDRIFNIILQTKQRNDNISTDIMKLKYDISKEMSKQQPDFNRVKSLNSQITRLENDFELNIKNSLADILSILTPEQREKLKDLSPSRRFMGRDLKQQDR, translated from the coding sequence ATGAGAGAGATATACAAGATTGTCAGTTTGATTGTGGCAGCTACTATATTCTTGCTACCTGCTGCATTTTCAGAGCCGCCAGATGCTTATTATATGCATTTTGGTAAAGGCAAGCATGAAAAGTATCACTTTGATTTTTCAATACATAAACTTATGAAGATACTTCACTTTTCAAAGGAATTAAACCTTTCATCTGATCAACAGGACAGAATATTCAATATAATACTACAGACAAAACAGAGAAACGATAACATCTCAACGGATATCATGAAACTCAAGTATGATATTTCAAAGGAAATGTCAAAACAACAGCCTGATTTCAACAGAGTTAAGTCTCTTAACTCACAGATCACTCGTCTAGAGAATGATTTTGAATTGAATATTAAAAACTCTCTAGCAGATATCCTATCAATTTTAACACCAGAGCAGAGAGAGAAACTTAAAGATTTATCGCCAAGTAGAAGGTTTATGGGAAGAGATCTGAAACAGCAAGATAGATAG
- the gltB gene encoding glutamate synthase large subunit has translation MDIDWRKYFENFHDECGVGFVANIDGRRDHQTVIDGISAVANLTHRGALSADAKTGDGCGVLTRIPYKFFKRVVSPSLDEGKFAVAVIFLPTDKSKKEKSLQIINEVLSIRGFKVIAWRDVPIRKEFLGESALKSLPDIKQLFIEVPDNSKETERRLYITRKHIEYLFYQNALDNECYIASFSSRTIVYKGLLIAPQLAKFFADLNEEDFESDFVIFHQRYSTNTLPSWFIAQPFRMLAHNGEINTLQGNYYWMKAKESNFSKDIWGEDTKYLSPVIWPYGSDSSQLDNVLELLYMSGRDLIHSIMMLIPEAYKSNPFSSNDVKAFFEYNLTISEPWDGPAALVLTDSEFIVSILDRNGLRPARYVITEDNRIVMGSEVGMIEIDDRKVVEKGKLGPGEIIAIDLKNSKVLKDLEIKETYSKMYPYSDWVKNIVEIKIPDIPGQTYHTTYIEEELIRQQRSFGYDAGENEKQLAEMISTGKEPIGSMGDDTPIPVLSFKPRNLFDYFRQRFAQVTNPPIDPYREKIVMSLDTYIGSFGDILKDSPDNTKLLKFSSPVITNAEMSYLKELNNENFRSIVISTLYDSRSGKKLKDALEEVITKGVEAVKNGYNIVILSDRGVDGNNTYVPILLASAGLHHRLIRENLRSKCSIIVESGEPRTDHHFAVLIGYGVSLINPYLAYDTVVDIARTAAVEKVSEYPAEFTTTLSNYRKAIEAGLYKIMSKMGISDITSYRGAQIFEALGISSEVINEYFRGTITKIEGVGLDEIEKDYLEFYKKGYGDNFVPMLDDYGFYKYRKDGEFHEHNPDMLRAIQKATRQGDAEAYKEFSKIINTRQPSSLRDLLEIKSDREPIPIEEVESEYEIVKRFTTQAMSFGALGKEAHETIAIAMNRLGAKSNSGEGGELEERLFSESNSKIKQVASGRFGVSPSYLISAEEMEIKIAQGAKPGEGGQLPGKKVSGDIARARHTNPGISLISPPPHHDIYSIEDIAQLIYDLKHINVDGRVCVKLVSETGVGIVAAGVTKGYSDTVQISGHNGGTGASPWGSIKYAGMPWELGLAETQRILVENNLRHRVKLRVDGGFKTGRDVVISALLGGDEYGFGTMAMIAEGCIMARICHTNKCPVGVATQDPELRKRFPGKPEWVMNYLLFVAREVREILANMGYNSLQDIIGRTDLLKPKSEVFLPKTNNINLGYILQDYSGYDRNLLRYSGNKNEIPEREHLDDKVINDDSFKKVVQNDSGEVNFSFKIRNTDRTVGAKISNYIVKMYKKNNPLKNAKINIEYRGNAGQSFGAFIIEGINLTLIGDANDYLGKGMFGGRIVVKPSDDVKFDPYKNVIAGNVLLYGAIGGEVYIRGRVGERFAIRNSGVKAVVEGVGDHGCEYMTAGIVVVIGKVGKNFGAGMSGGLAFVLDEENVFPKLYNPQMVSIQRIDTTDGDIKILKEMLEKHYKYTSSTKAKEILDNFDKYISLFWKVVPSNVEDTTHIKHLEEQKQVAKAH, from the coding sequence ATGGATATAGATTGGAGGAAATACTTTGAGAATTTTCATGATGAATGCGGCGTAGGGTTTGTTGCAAATATAGATGGTAGAAGAGATCATCAAACCGTTATTGATGGTATCAGTGCCGTTGCTAATTTAACTCACAGAGGCGCCTTGAGTGCTGATGCAAAAACTGGTGATGGATGCGGTGTTTTAACTAGAATACCATACAAGTTTTTTAAGAGAGTTGTATCTCCTTCGCTAGATGAAGGTAAGTTCGCAGTAGCGGTTATTTTCTTACCAACCGACAAGAGTAAAAAAGAAAAATCTCTCCAGATAATAAATGAAGTTTTGTCAATAAGAGGTTTCAAGGTAATTGCTTGGAGAGATGTCCCTATAAGAAAAGAATTTCTAGGAGAGTCTGCTCTCAAAAGTTTGCCTGACATCAAACAGCTATTTATTGAAGTTCCAGATAATTCAAAAGAAACAGAAAGAAGATTGTATATCACAAGAAAACATATAGAATACCTTTTCTATCAAAACGCTCTTGACAACGAGTGTTATATTGCATCATTCTCATCAAGAACTATTGTCTATAAAGGTTTGTTAATTGCACCACAGTTGGCAAAATTTTTTGCTGACTTGAATGAGGAAGATTTTGAGTCGGACTTTGTGATATTCCATCAAAGGTATAGCACAAATACTCTTCCAAGTTGGTTTATCGCTCAACCATTCAGAATGCTTGCCCACAACGGAGAGATAAACACACTTCAAGGCAACTACTACTGGATGAAAGCGAAAGAATCAAACTTTTCAAAGGATATATGGGGTGAAGATACCAAATATTTATCACCAGTTATATGGCCTTATGGTAGCGACTCATCGCAACTTGACAATGTCCTTGAACTACTTTATATGTCAGGTAGAGATTTAATACACTCAATAATGATGCTTATTCCAGAAGCATACAAGTCAAACCCATTTTCAAGTAATGATGTTAAGGCTTTCTTTGAGTATAACCTAACAATCTCTGAACCTTGGGATGGTCCTGCTGCCTTGGTTTTAACTGACAGTGAGTTTATTGTGTCTATACTGGATAGAAATGGTCTTAGACCTGCAAGATATGTCATCACTGAAGATAATAGGATTGTGATGGGGTCTGAAGTTGGAATGATAGAAATTGATGATAGAAAAGTTGTAGAGAAAGGTAAACTAGGTCCAGGTGAAATAATAGCAATTGATCTTAAGAATAGTAAGGTTTTAAAAGACCTTGAGATAAAAGAAACTTATTCAAAGATGTATCCGTACTCAGACTGGGTCAAGAATATAGTAGAGATCAAGATTCCAGATATCCCAGGTCAAACATACCACACTACCTACATAGAGGAAGAACTAATAAGACAACAAAGATCATTTGGATATGATGCTGGTGAAAATGAGAAACAACTTGCAGAGATGATATCAACAGGGAAAGAACCAATAGGTTCAATGGGAGATGACACACCGATTCCAGTCCTTTCATTCAAACCTAGAAATCTCTTTGATTACTTCAGGCAAAGATTTGCACAGGTTACTAATCCTCCTATAGACCCATATAGAGAGAAAATCGTAATGTCTCTTGATACTTACATCGGTTCATTTGGAGATATTCTTAAGGATAGCCCTGATAATACTAAATTACTAAAATTTTCATCACCTGTCATAACAAACGCAGAGATGAGTTACCTTAAGGAATTAAACAACGAAAATTTTAGATCTATTGTTATAAGCACTCTATACGATTCAAGAAGCGGTAAAAAGCTCAAAGATGCTCTTGAGGAAGTTATAACCAAAGGTGTAGAAGCGGTAAAAAATGGATACAATATAGTTATTTTAAGCGATAGAGGAGTAGATGGCAATAATACTTATGTTCCAATACTTCTTGCTAGTGCTGGATTACATCACAGACTCATAAGAGAAAATCTTAGGTCAAAATGCTCAATAATAGTAGAGTCTGGAGAACCTAGAACAGACCACCATTTTGCAGTCCTGATAGGATATGGTGTTTCACTCATAAACCCATATCTTGCCTATGATACTGTAGTTGATATAGCCAGAACTGCAGCGGTTGAAAAGGTATCTGAGTATCCGGCCGAATTTACAACTACTCTTTCAAATTACAGAAAGGCTATTGAGGCAGGACTTTACAAGATAATGTCAAAGATGGGCATATCCGATATCACTAGTTATAGAGGAGCTCAAATATTTGAAGCACTAGGTATATCAAGCGAAGTTATCAATGAATACTTCAGGGGGACAATAACCAAGATAGAAGGTGTAGGACTTGATGAGATAGAGAAAGATTATCTTGAATTTTACAAGAAAGGTTATGGAGATAATTTTGTTCCGATGTTAGACGATTACGGGTTCTACAAATATAGAAAGGATGGGGAATTTCACGAGCATAATCCTGATATGCTTAGAGCGATACAGAAAGCAACAAGACAAGGTGATGCAGAAGCTTACAAAGAGTTTTCAAAGATTATCAATACAAGACAACCTTCTTCCTTGAGAGACCTGCTTGAGATAAAGAGTGATAGAGAACCTATACCTATTGAAGAAGTAGAGTCTGAATATGAGATAGTGAAGAGGTTCACTACTCAAGCAATGTCCTTTGGTGCCTTGGGCAAGGAAGCTCATGAGACGATTGCTATTGCTATGAATAGATTAGGCGCTAAAAGCAATAGTGGAGAAGGAGGAGAACTTGAAGAAAGACTATTTAGTGAGTCAAACAGCAAGATAAAACAAGTTGCATCAGGTAGGTTCGGTGTAAGTCCTAGTTATCTCATCTCTGCTGAGGAGATGGAGATTAAGATTGCGCAGGGAGCAAAGCCTGGTGAAGGAGGACAATTGCCGGGAAAGAAAGTAAGTGGAGATATAGCACGAGCAAGACATACCAATCCTGGCATAAGTCTTATATCACCTCCTCCCCATCACGATATATACAGTATTGAGGATATAGCACAACTTATATACGACCTCAAACACATAAATGTTGATGGCAGGGTTTGTGTAAAGTTAGTCTCTGAAACAGGAGTTGGAATAGTCGCTGCTGGTGTTACTAAAGGATACAGTGATACCGTGCAAATAAGTGGTCATAATGGTGGAACTGGTGCTTCACCTTGGGGCTCTATAAAATACGCAGGTATGCCTTGGGAACTCGGTCTTGCTGAAACACAGAGAATACTCGTTGAAAATAACTTAAGACATAGAGTTAAGTTAAGAGTTGATGGTGGTTTTAAGACAGGAAGAGATGTTGTGATATCCGCTCTGCTTGGTGGAGACGAATACGGGTTTGGAACAATGGCTATGATAGCAGAAGGTTGTATAATGGCTAGAATATGTCATACTAACAAGTGTCCAGTAGGCGTTGCTACACAAGACCCTGAACTAAGAAAGCGTTTCCCCGGCAAGCCTGAATGGGTAATGAACTACCTATTATTCGTAGCAAGAGAGGTAAGAGAAATACTTGCAAATATGGGCTACAATAGCCTGCAAGACATCATAGGTAGAACTGACCTGCTCAAACCGAAGTCAGAAGTGTTCTTACCAAAAACTAATAATATCAATTTAGGATACATATTACAAGACTACTCAGGATATGATAGAAATCTTTTGAGGTATAGTGGTAATAAGAACGAAATTCCAGAGAGAGAACATCTGGATGACAAGGTTATAAACGACGATAGTTTCAAGAAAGTAGTCCAGAACGACTCCGGAGAAGTTAATTTCTCATTCAAGATCAGAAATACCGATAGGACAGTAGGAGCAAAAATCTCAAACTACATAGTCAAGATGTATAAGAAAAATAATCCTCTCAAGAATGCGAAGATAAACATTGAATACCGTGGAAATGCTGGACAAAGTTTCGGTGCCTTTATCATTGAAGGTATCAATTTAACACTTATAGGTGATGCTAATGATTACCTCGGTAAAGGAATGTTTGGTGGTAGGATAGTTGTTAAACCTTCTGATGATGTTAAGTTTGACCCATACAAGAATGTTATCGCTGGTAATGTTTTACTTTATGGTGCTATAGGTGGTGAGGTTTATATAAGAGGTAGAGTTGGTGAGAGATTTGCTATCAGAAACAGTGGTGTCAAGGCAGTCGTTGAAGGAGTTGGAGACCATGGTTGTGAGTATATGACCGCCGGTATTGTTGTTGTAATAGGTAAGGTAGGTAAAAACTTCGGTGCTGGTATGAGTGGAGGACTTGCGTTTGTTCTTGATGAGGAAAATGTCTTCCCAAAACTCTACAACCCACAAATGGTTTCAATACAGAGAATTGACACAACCGACGGAGACATTAAAATCCTAAAAGAGATGCTAGAAAAACATTATAAATACACTTCTAGCACTAAGGCAAAAGAAATTCTTGATAATTTTGATAAGTATATCAGTCTGTTTTGGAAGGTAGTTCCTTCAAACGTTGAGGACACAACTCATATCAAACACCTAGAAGAGCAAAAACAAGTTGCCAAAGCGCATTAA
- a CDS encoding thioredoxin family protein, giving the protein MAVESRLIEIGKVMPEFSLKDPFGKEFSSKQLMGEKGLLVVFTCNHCPYAKAIWPRLIKLSQDIMKRGINVVAINSNAANKEYPDDSVEEMKKKIDEWKIPFPYLVDETQEVARSYGAECTPDIYLLDKNMKLFYHGRFDDNWKDLSAVKKEELKEACELLIQGKNPPSEQHPSMGCSIKWINV; this is encoded by the coding sequence ATGGCAGTTGAGTCTAGGCTTATTGAGATCGGTAAGGTTATGCCGGAATTTAGTTTGAAAGACCCTTTCGGTAAGGAGTTTTCCTCAAAGCAACTTATGGGAGAGAAAGGATTGCTTGTGGTTTTTACTTGTAATCATTGTCCATACGCAAAGGCTATATGGCCAAGACTAATAAAGTTATCTCAAGATATTATGAAAAGAGGCATTAATGTAGTTGCTATAAACTCCAACGCCGCTAATAAAGAATATCCTGACGATTCTGTTGAGGAGATGAAAAAGAAGATTGATGAGTGGAAGATACCATTTCCATATCTAGTTGATGAAACACAAGAGGTTGCCAGATCTTACGGTGCAGAATGCACTCCAGATATATATTTACTTGACAAAAATATGAAACTCTTCTATCACGGTAGATTTGATGACAACTGGAAAGATTTATCAGCGGTCAAGAAAGAAGAACTTAAAGAAGCATGCGAACTACTGATACAAGGTAAAAACCCCCCATCCGAGCAACACCCTTCTATGGGATGCTCAATAAAATGGATAAATGTTTAG
- a CDS encoding DsrE family protein: MKLLGIIPLIVFTVLTSDLLAQQHQGEGSKMVKQTNVSPVVIMVHLTKDKGMDAEMATRFANISLDRGYKTVIWLTSDGVKLADVNAKETQEVKAIKDFISKGGKVYVCPHCSRVLGIKEIIKGTEFSTPEIVFGLLEDSNVKVISW, translated from the coding sequence ATGAAGTTGTTAGGCATAATTCCACTAATAGTATTCACAGTGCTAACATCGGATCTTCTGGCTCAACAGCATCAAGGCGAAGGAAGTAAGATGGTAAAACAAACCAACGTATCTCCAGTTGTAATTATGGTTCATCTAACCAAAGACAAGGGTATGGATGCAGAAATGGCAACAAGGTTTGCTAACATCTCTTTAGATAGGGGATACAAAACTGTTATCTGGCTAACCTCCGATGGCGTTAAATTAGCAGATGTGAATGCTAAAGAAACACAGGAAGTTAAGGCAATCAAAGATTTTATTTCAAAAGGCGGGAAAGTTTATGTCTGTCCTCATTGTTCCAGAGTTTTGGGCATCAAAGAGATAATAAAGGGGACTGAGTTTAGCACTCCCGAGATAGTTTTTGGATTACTTGAAGATAGTAATGTAAAAGTCATATCTTGGTAG
- a CDS encoding PhoH family protein has translation MKTNISFPKGIDPLILSGVNDVNIKIIESNFKVKVYLTDNSFVVVGDEDSVKTVRKVINSMIDLATNDKIVSDDDMNIIIKQYKYHDPSKDIDLENIMLKGVVVSKKNKVVRPKTYGQSEYMKAIEENDIVFGIGPAGTGKTYLATAMALNYLHRNLVARIILTRPAVEAGENLGFLPGNLEEKVNPYLRPLYDSLFDMLGPEEYFTLMEKNVIEIAPLAFMRGRTLNNSFIILDEAQNTTKEQMKMFLTRLGFGSKMVITGDITQSDLPKNKHSGLIHAKKLFNGVEGIKIIYLGKQDVIRHELVKKIIELYENEEEL, from the coding sequence ATGAAGACAAACATATCTTTTCCTAAAGGTATTGATCCTTTGATTCTTTCAGGTGTTAATGATGTTAACATCAAGATAATTGAGAGCAACTTCAAAGTTAAGGTTTATCTTACTGATAACTCGTTTGTTGTTGTTGGTGATGAAGATAGTGTTAAAACTGTCAGAAAGGTTATAAACTCAATGATAGATCTTGCTACTAACGATAAGATTGTGTCTGATGATGATATGAACATCATAATAAAACAATACAAGTATCACGATCCATCAAAAGATATAGACCTTGAAAATATAATGCTTAAGGGGGTTGTAGTTTCAAAGAAGAATAAGGTTGTAAGACCTAAAACCTACGGGCAATCTGAGTATATGAAAGCAATAGAAGAGAATGATATAGTTTTTGGAATCGGTCCAGCAGGAACTGGCAAAACATATCTTGCTACCGCTATGGCTTTAAATTACCTACACAGAAATCTTGTGGCTAGGATTATACTAACGCGACCAGCAGTAGAAGCGGGTGAAAATCTAGGTTTCCTTCCTGGCAACCTTGAAGAGAAGGTGAATCCATACTTAAGACCTCTATACGACTCTTTGTTTGACATGCTTGGACCTGAAGAGTACTTTACGCTAATGGAGAAAAATGTTATTGAAATAGCGCCACTTGCATTTATGCGAGGAAGAACTTTAAATAACTCTTTCATCATCCTTGATGAAGCACAGAACACGACAAAAGAACAGATGAAAATGTTCCTAACAAGGCTAGGATTTGGCTCTAAAATGGTTATAACAGGAGACATAACTCAAAGCGATTTACCGAAGAACAAACATTCTGGACTGATACACGCAAAGAAATTGTTTAATGGCGTTGAAGGAATAAAGATAATCTACCTAGGTAAGCAGGATGTTATAAGGCACGAACTTGTTAAGAAAATTATAGAACTCTACGAAAACGAAGAAGAATTATGA
- the cmk gene encoding (d)CMP kinase codes for MKEDIITIDGPVGVGKSTIAKIIAEKLCYVYLDTGAMYRALSLKVIRLGIQPNDTERVSELSRNTDISFEGGRVFLDGEDVSSLIRTREVEEIVSIVSSIPEVRRNIVAIQRKIASKGKVIMEGRDCGTVVAPNARYKFYLDASVEERARRRLLDKKYSNQDLKLEDVIKSIQQRDQLDRTRQDSPLTIPGDAVVINTDGLSVEDVVSRILSVIQEKQSKP; via the coding sequence ATGAAAGAAGACATAATAACAATAGACGGTCCAGTTGGTGTAGGTAAGAGCACGATAGCAAAGATAATAGCAGAAAAACTGTGTTATGTCTACCTAGATACTGGTGCTATGTATCGGGCCTTGTCTCTTAAAGTGATTAGACTTGGTATTCAACCAAATGACACTGAAAGGGTCTCTGAACTCTCTAGAAATACTGACATATCCTTTGAAGGTGGTAGGGTATTTCTAGACGGAGAGGATGTATCATCTCTTATAAGAACCAGAGAAGTTGAAGAGATTGTCTCAATTGTCTCTTCAATACCTGAAGTTCGTAGGAATATCGTTGCAATCCAGCGAAAAATTGCAAGCAAAGGCAAGGTCATTATGGAAGGTAGAGACTGCGGAACTGTTGTAGCACCAAACGCTAGATATAAATTCTACCTTGATGCATCTGTTGAAGAAAGAGCAAGAAGAAGACTATTAGACAAGAAATACTCAAATCAGGACCTAAAACTTGAGGATGTAATAAAATCAATTCAGCAACGAGACCAACTTGATAGAACACGGCAAGACTCACCTCTTACAATACCAGGTGACGCTGTTGTCATAAATACAGATGGGTTAAGTGTAGAAGATGTTGTAAGTAGAATATTGTCAGTCATTCAAGAGAAACAATCAAAACCTTAA
- a CDS encoding RNA polymerase sigma factor: MDDNEFFSSVFEEVKEMLVGYFIANGINSNDVEELVNETFLLAWKYRTTLRERRKVKNWIFTIARNVLKAYKRMLIKQRRFFTNLNENISLQKGIRDDEDTSLLLDIIDKLPQMYKDVFILFYVEQRSLKEISEIIGVSENSCKVRLFRAREKIRKILEKYNET, encoded by the coding sequence ATGGATGATAATGAATTTTTCTCCTCAGTGTTTGAGGAGGTTAAGGAAATGCTTGTTGGTTACTTCATAGCGAATGGAATTAATAGTAATGATGTTGAAGAACTTGTAAATGAGACATTCCTTCTCGCTTGGAAATACAGGACTACATTAAGAGAAAGAAGAAAAGTAAAAAATTGGATATTCACTATAGCAAGGAATGTTCTTAAGGCTTATAAGAGAATGTTGATAAAACAGAGAAGATTTTTTACCAACCTTAATGAAAACATTTCGCTACAGAAGGGAATAAGGGATGATGAAGATACTTCACTACTTCTAGACATCATAGACAAACTCCCACAAATGTATAAAGATGTATTCATACTTTTCTATGTAGAACAGAGGAGTTTGAAAGAAATATCCGAGATTATCGGAGTGTCCGAGAATAGTTGTAAAGTTAGACTCTTCAGAGCAAGAGAGAAGATAAGGAAAATTCTGGAGAAGTATAATGAAACATAA
- a CDS encoding thermonuclease family protein, translating into MKRFSISLFIVFILSSSIFGVTLVGEVVEVEDGDTITIYVKGKGYYDIRLLGIDAPETKRNAKFKQDITKVYKGNEYNVFVRVPPQALLDLGHQAKWRLRSLIMGKTVSVEIEGVDRYRRNLGWVWLNGTLVNEYMVRQGLAKPYMLKGRYSFRIRTAEQQAKNNKIGIYAY; encoded by the coding sequence ATGAAGAGATTTTCAATTTCACTTTTCATAGTGTTCATTTTATCTAGCAGTATATTTGGTGTTACTCTTGTTGGAGAGGTTGTAGAAGTTGAAGATGGAGACACCATAACAATATATGTAAAGGGCAAAGGATACTACGATATAAGGCTACTAGGTATAGACGCACCTGAAACCAAGAGAAACGCAAAATTCAAACAAGACATAACTAAGGTATATAAAGGTAACGAATATAACGTTTTTGTAAGAGTTCCTCCTCAAGCGCTTCTTGATTTAGGTCATCAAGCAAAATGGAGACTCCGTAGCTTGATTATGGGAAAAACTGTATCTGTGGAGATAGAAGGTGTTGATAGGTATAGGAGAAATCTAGGATGGGTATGGCTAAATGGAACTCTAGTTAACGAATATATGGTAAGACAAGGTCTCGCAAAACCCTATATGCTAAAGGGTAGATACTCTTTCCGAATAAGGACTGCAGAACAACAAGCCAAGAACAACAAGATAGGTATATACGCTTACTAG
- a CDS encoding NAD(P)-dependent oxidoreductase, producing the protein MELNCKRILVIGASGFIGRHLVSRLISDSSLEVFVIQHKSLINIEGVNIIKSSLEKIDKSLLTGFDIIFHLGRLSSSNTLGRIIKSMVGYWANSRIVSILKRITKPPKVVFFSGSLVYGFKDEAFENTSLDPISYHRCYFLQEIPFLKEVIDLPIYIIRLPWVFGNGSWFKMFYVDKLKFGYVPVYIGGDNNMTIISVDDAINMSLWIVGNKPQGIYNLFSNINLKQIELCKRLENYFGLGLRRIGSFELIMKHGFEAYEAFKFSLKLNTLHQDIKNYHFKHSNFDSMFLEYIERVFAKTP; encoded by the coding sequence ATGGAATTGAATTGTAAAAGAATACTAGTCATAGGTGCTAGTGGTTTCATAGGAAGACACCTTGTTAGTAGATTAATTTCTGACAGTTCGTTAGAAGTTTTTGTGATACAACACAAAAGTCTTATCAACATTGAGGGAGTGAATATTATTAAATCAAGCCTTGAGAAGATTGACAAGTCTTTGCTCACAGGTTTTGATATAATATTCCATCTAGGAAGATTAAGTTCAAGTAATACACTAGGTAGAATTATCAAATCTATGGTTGGCTACTGGGCTAATAGTAGAATAGTTTCCATTCTTAAGCGAATAACAAAGCCTCCAAAGGTTGTGTTTTTTTCAGGAAGTTTAGTTTATGGGTTCAAGGATGAAGCGTTTGAGAATACTAGTCTAGATCCTATAAGTTATCATAGATGCTACTTCTTACAAGAGATACCTTTTCTGAAAGAGGTTATAGATCTACCTATATACATCATTAGACTACCTTGGGTATTCGGTAATGGTTCATGGTTCAAGATGTTCTACGTTGATAAACTTAAATTTGGGTATGTTCCTGTGTATATTGGAGGAGACAACAATATGACGATCATAAGTGTTGATGATGCAATCAACATGTCTCTTTGGATTGTCGGTAATAAACCTCAAGGCATTTATAATTTATTTTCAAACATAAATCTAAAACAAATAGAACTTTGTAAGAGATTGGAAAACTACTTTGGGTTGGGCTTAAGAAGAATAGGTAGTTTTGAACTAATAATGAAACATGGTTTTGAAGCATATGAAGCGTTTAAATTTTCTTTAAAGCTCAACACACTCCATCAAGATATCAAGAATTACCACTTTAAGCACTCAAACTTTGATAGTATGTTTCTTGAATACATAGAGAGAGTATTCGCCAAGACTCCATAG
- a CDS encoding class I SAM-dependent methyltransferase, which translates to MIEDYYKSVEEYYNDDSISYQDRLESNLILNSMRDDFRKITNKYIQTLDSFNNALEIGCGTGVDLEYFSGTYPDVFFLGIDISQGMLNIATERLRNAKNVKLLKAKVEDIEKMDTKFDLIYTYFGALNTVEDLNRCAETIRDKTSENGIVVITVVNKYYLLGLLFNLLRGRFRKAFARVKDKWAGYSPTRKLNSHPYSYRQVKNAFKGMKLVYRKGYSIVAPPWYSYGKTSIGLYRVLNSFDSILNYFPVLWSLGEYSLYVFKKHTIKV; encoded by the coding sequence ATGATAGAAGACTACTACAAATCTGTAGAAGAATACTACAATGATGATTCTATCTCCTATCAGGATAGGCTAGAAAGCAATCTAATTCTTAACTCAATGAGAGATGACTTTAGAAAGATAACTAATAAGTATATTCAAACTCTAGATAGTTTTAATAATGCCCTTGAGATAGGCTGTGGAACTGGAGTTGACCTTGAATACTTTTCTGGAACCTATCCAGATGTTTTCTTTTTAGGTATTGATATATCGCAAGGTATGCTAAATATCGCAACGGAAAGGTTGAGGAATGCAAAGAATGTAAAATTGCTTAAAGCTAAAGTTGAAGATATTGAGAAGATGGATACCAAGTTTGATCTAATATACACATATTTTGGTGCTTTAAATACAGTTGAAGATCTGAATAGGTGTGCTGAAACAATACGGGATAAAACCTCTGAAAATGGTATCGTTGTTATTACAGTTGTTAATAAATACTACCTTTTAGGATTACTGTTTAACTTACTAAGAGGTAGGTTTAGAAAAGCATTTGCGAGAGTAAAGGATAAATGGGCTGGATACTCTCCAACAAGGAAACTCAACTCTCATCCATACTCATATAGACAAGTCAAAAACGCTTTCAAAGGAATGAAACTAGTTTATAGAAAAGGTTATTCAATAGTAGCACCCCCCTGGTATTCGTATGGTAAAACCTCTATAGGACTCTACAGAGTTCTTAATAGTTTTGATAGTATCCTAAACTACTTTCCAGTTCTATGGAGTCTTGGCGAATACTCTCTCTATGTATTCAAGAAACATACTATCAAAGTTTGA